A genomic region of Pseudoalteromonas piscicida contains the following coding sequences:
- the cmk gene encoding (d)CMP kinase, producing the protein MQAAMPVITVDGPSGSGKGTVCRLLAETLNWEVLDSGAIYRVLSLAALHHQIATDNEEGLVPLAANLDVQFSIDKETKKSKIVLEGEDVTNTIRNEEVGAAASKIAALPRVREALLRRQRAFRTEVGLIADGRDMGTVVFPDAELKIYLTASAEERARRRFVELNEKGHDVTLSGLLEDIKARDDRDMNRKVAPLVPASDAIVVDTTENNAEQVFEQVMSFIQDAIVAGKLPKSCLPK; encoded by the coding sequence ATGCAGGCAGCTATGCCAGTTATCACCGTAGACGGCCCAAGTGGTTCAGGCAAAGGAACTGTTTGTCGCTTGTTAGCTGAAACATTAAATTGGGAAGTGTTGGATAGCGGTGCGATTTATCGCGTGCTTTCGTTAGCAGCATTACACCACCAAATTGCAACTGATAACGAAGAGGGGTTGGTCCCACTCGCTGCCAATTTGGATGTACAATTTTCTATCGATAAAGAAACTAAAAAAAGCAAAATTGTACTTGAAGGTGAAGATGTTACTAACACCATTCGCAATGAAGAAGTCGGCGCAGCTGCGTCAAAAATTGCGGCGCTACCTCGTGTGAGAGAAGCATTATTACGACGTCAGCGCGCTTTTAGAACTGAAGTTGGCTTAATTGCAGATGGACGTGACATGGGAACGGTGGTGTTCCCTGATGCTGAACTTAAAATTTATTTGACTGCAAGTGCAGAAGAACGTGCTCGCAGGCGATTTGTTGAGTTGAATGAGAAAGGCCATGATGTTACACTAAGTGGTCTGTTAGAAGACATTAAAGCTCGCGATGATCGCGATATGAATCGCAAGGTTGCCCCATTAGTTCCTGCTAGCGATGCGATAGTTGTTGATACAACTGAGAATAATGCTGAGCAAGTGTTCGAACAGGTTATGTCTTTTATTCAAGACGCCATTGTGGCAGGTAAACTTCCAAAAAGTTGTTTACCTAAGTAA
- the rpsA gene encoding 30S ribosomal protein S1, giving the protein MSENFAQLFEESLQGFEVEQGSIVKGTVIAIENNVVLVDAGLKSESAIPAEQFKNAAGELEVAVGDEVDVALDAIEDGFGETILSREKVKRHEAWIRLEKACEEHETVVGMINGKVKGGFTVEVDSIRAFLPGSLVDVRPVRDTAHLEGKELEFKVIKLDQKRNNVVVSRRAVIESENSQEREELLQNLVEGQEVKGIVKNLTDYGAFVDLGGVDGLLHITDMAWKRVKHPSEIVNVGDEINVKVLKFDKEKTRVSLGLKQLGEDPWAAIAGRYPEGAKLTGRVTNLTDYGCFVEIEEGVEGLVHVSEMDWTNKNIHPSKVVSLGDTVEVMVLEIDEERRRISLGLKQCKANPWQEFARLNNKGDQVSGKIKSITDFGIFIGLDGGIDGLVHLSDISWNTPGEEAVREYKKGDEITAIVLQVDPERERISLGVKQIDADPFTNYLDANKKGAIVKGKVTEVDAKGATVELIEGVEGYIRVADIAQERVEDATAAVSEGDEIEAKFVGVDRKNRTISLSVKAIYEAEEKEVLEKLKKDEPAFENAMAAAFKNAQKD; this is encoded by the coding sequence ATGTCAGAAAATTTTGCGCAGTTATTTGAAGAAAGCCTACAGGGTTTTGAAGTTGAGCAAGGCTCAATCGTTAAAGGTACAGTAATCGCTATCGAGAACAACGTTGTTCTTGTTGACGCTGGCCTTAAATCTGAAAGTGCAATCCCTGCAGAGCAATTCAAAAATGCTGCTGGTGAACTAGAAGTTGCTGTTGGCGACGAAGTAGATGTAGCACTTGACGCTATCGAAGACGGTTTCGGTGAGACTATCCTTTCTCGTGAGAAAGTGAAGCGTCACGAAGCTTGGATCCGTCTAGAGAAAGCATGTGAAGAGCACGAAACTGTTGTTGGTATGATCAACGGTAAAGTTAAAGGCGGTTTCACAGTTGAAGTTGATTCAATCCGTGCATTCCTACCTGGTTCACTTGTTGATGTACGTCCAGTTCGCGACACAGCTCACCTTGAAGGTAAAGAGCTAGAGTTCAAAGTTATCAAGCTAGACCAGAAGCGCAACAACGTTGTTGTTTCACGTCGTGCTGTTATCGAATCTGAGAACTCACAAGAGCGTGAAGAGCTTCTTCAAAACCTTGTTGAAGGTCAAGAAGTTAAGGGTATCGTTAAGAATCTTACAGACTACGGTGCATTCGTAGACTTAGGTGGTGTTGACGGTCTTCTACACATCACTGACATGGCTTGGAAGCGTGTTAAGCACCCTTCAGAGATCGTGAACGTAGGTGACGAAATCAACGTTAAAGTACTTAAGTTCGACAAAGAGAAGACTCGTGTTTCTCTAGGTCTTAAGCAACTTGGCGAAGATCCATGGGCTGCTATCGCTGGTCGTTACCCAGAAGGTGCTAAGCTTACTGGTCGTGTAACTAACCTAACTGACTACGGCTGTTTCGTTGAAATCGAAGAAGGCGTTGAAGGTCTAGTACACGTTTCAGAAATGGATTGGACTAACAAGAACATTCACCCTTCAAAAGTAGTTTCACTAGGTGATACTGTTGAAGTTATGGTTCTTGAAATCGACGAAGAGCGTCGTCGTATTTCTCTAGGTCTTAAGCAGTGTAAAGCTAACCCTTGGCAAGAATTTGCTCGTCTTAACAACAAAGGCGACCAAGTTTCTGGTAAGATCAAGTCTATCACTGACTTTGGTATCTTCATCGGTCTTGACGGCGGTATCGACGGTCTTGTACACCTATCTGACATCTCTTGGAACACTCCAGGCGAAGAAGCTGTACGTGAGTACAAGAAAGGTGACGAAATCACAGCTATCGTTCTACAAGTTGACCCAGAGCGTGAGCGTATCTCTCTAGGCGTTAAGCAAATCGACGCTGATCCATTCACTAACTACCTAGACGCCAACAAAAAAGGTGCTATTGTTAAAGGTAAAGTGACTGAAGTTGATGCTAAAGGCGCAACTGTTGAGCTAATCGAAGGCGTTGAAGGTTACATCCGTGTAGCTGACATCGCGCAAGAGCGTGTTGAAGACGCGACTGCTGCTGTTTCTGAAGGCGACGAAATCGAAGCTAAATTTGTAGGTGTTGATCGTAAGAACCGTACTATCAGCCTATCGGTTAAAGCTATCTACGAAGCTGAAGAAAAAGAAGTACTAGAGAAGCTTAAGAAAGATGAGCCAGCGTTCGAAAACGCAATGGCTGCAGCTTTCAAAAATGCTCAAAAAGACTAA
- the ihfB gene encoding integration host factor subunit beta, which produces MTKSELIEQLALQHAHVPVKDVENAVKEILEQMAGSLSDSERIEIRGFGSFSLHFRSPRTGRNPKTGETVELDGKYVPHFKPGKELRDRVNESLNN; this is translated from the coding sequence ATGACAAAGTCTGAATTGATAGAACAACTTGCACTGCAGCACGCTCACGTTCCTGTTAAAGATGTAGAGAATGCGGTAAAAGAAATCCTTGAACAAATGGCTGGCTCATTATCAGACTCGGAACGTATCGAAATCCGTGGTTTTGGTAGTTTCTCGCTTCACTTCCGTTCACCTCGCACTGGTCGTAATCCTAAGACGGGCGAAACTGTAGAATTGGATGGTAAATACGTACCACACTTTAAGCCAGGCAAAGAGCTGCGCGATAGAGTAAACGAAAGCTTAAATAATTAA
- a CDS encoding lipopolysaccharide assembly protein LapA domain-containing protein, with product MVAVLKKGLAVVAILIAFLVGTQNPQVVNVNFVIASAELPLATLMSICLALGIIIGLLVTASVLSKLKWQNHRLKKSNSKLSQAAER from the coding sequence TTGGTTGCAGTATTGAAAAAGGGATTAGCTGTTGTTGCCATACTGATTGCATTTTTAGTTGGAACACAAAATCCACAAGTTGTTAATGTCAATTTTGTAATTGCAAGTGCAGAGTTACCACTCGCAACCTTAATGAGTATTTGCTTAGCTCTTGGGATAATTATCGGTTTACTTGTAACTGCGTCGGTTTTATCTAAGCTTAAATGGCAAAATCATCGCCTAAAAAAAAGTAATAGTAAGCTTAGTCAAGCAGCCGAACGCTAG
- a CDS encoding lipopolysaccharide assembly protein LapB gives MIELLFLLLPVAAAYGYVMGKNSAKNQALEQSRQITSEYSKGLKFLLDREEDQGLEHLTKLLEVSADSVDHYLTLASLFRKRGELDRAIKIHELLLKQPNLDEEVVKSCRLELAQDYILAGLLDSAEEHLVILVKLGFKDALDPILNLYSQTRDWRKGVHMYEAHPELFKKSSHCATIANFYCEAANQEKNPSLFEKATALAHETVRPLYEMGKDAYKHDDYVKCIYYWRKLVSQFVFMAPLVIEELESCYVKLNIHDQFFELVSELLEKGGVLIRIKFCQGLVQKGHISEAIEFLTDSLKREPSIRGFSYLLQLISGKDAKIDHVLQEIDKLVKSYIATKPNYQCGHCGFTSHTMYWLCPSCKHWESLAPSRGLDGF, from the coding sequence ATGATCGAGCTGCTGTTTTTATTACTACCTGTAGCCGCCGCTTACGGTTATGTTATGGGTAAAAATAGTGCAAAGAATCAAGCCCTAGAGCAAAGTAGACAAATTACTTCTGAATACAGTAAAGGCCTAAAATTCCTACTAGATAGGGAAGAAGATCAGGGTCTTGAACACCTCACCAAATTACTTGAAGTCTCAGCAGACTCCGTTGATCATTATTTAACACTCGCATCGCTTTTTAGAAAGCGGGGAGAGTTAGATAGAGCGATAAAAATTCATGAGCTATTACTTAAACAACCTAATCTAGATGAAGAAGTGGTGAAGTCCTGTCGTCTAGAGCTAGCTCAAGATTACATCTTAGCTGGTCTGTTGGATAGTGCTGAAGAACACTTAGTCATTCTTGTAAAGCTTGGGTTTAAGGATGCACTCGATCCAATTTTAAACCTATACTCTCAAACTAGAGATTGGCGAAAAGGCGTTCATATGTATGAAGCGCATCCTGAGCTTTTCAAAAAGTCGTCCCATTGCGCCACTATTGCAAACTTCTATTGTGAAGCTGCAAATCAAGAAAAGAATCCAAGCCTATTCGAAAAAGCGACAGCGCTCGCGCATGAAACAGTAAGACCCTTGTACGAAATGGGCAAAGATGCATACAAACATGATGATTACGTGAAGTGTATATATTATTGGCGAAAGCTCGTGAGCCAATTTGTATTTATGGCACCACTAGTAATTGAAGAGCTCGAATCCTGTTATGTTAAATTAAATATTCACGATCAATTCTTTGAGCTAGTCTCAGAGTTATTAGAAAAAGGAGGCGTGCTGATCAGAATTAAGTTTTGCCAAGGGTTGGTCCAAAAAGGTCATATTTCTGAGGCAATAGAGTTTCTAACTGATAGTTTAAAGCGTGAACCATCAATTAGGGGCTTTAGTTATTTGCTGCAACTCATTAGCGGCAAAGATGCTAAAATAGATCACGTACTACAAGAAATAGATAAATTGGTGAAGTCTTATATTGCAACTAAGCCAAACTATCAATGTGGTCATTGTGGGTTTACAAGTCATACGATGTATTGGTTATGTCCCTCCTGCAAACATTGGGAGTCACTTGCTCCAAGCCGTGGGTTAGACGGTTTTTAA
- the pyrF gene encoding orotidine-5'-phosphate decarboxylase, which translates to MSTQDLKKVLIALDYDNEEAALSFVSQLSPDECRLKVGKEMFTYFGPQFVKKLVDMNFDVFLDLKFHDIPNTVAKAVTAAAELGVWMVNVHASGGHEMMSKAKEALVAYGDKAPLLIAVTVLTSMDQGQLLKLGIEKTPQEQVLYLAKLAKESGLDGVVCSAQEAELLKAQLGEEFKLVTPGIRPAGADAGDQKRIMTPEKAVKAGSDYLVIGRPITKAENPAAALEAINQSIASL; encoded by the coding sequence ATGTCGACACAAGATTTAAAAAAGGTTTTGATTGCGCTTGATTATGATAATGAAGAAGCTGCATTATCATTTGTTTCTCAGCTTTCACCTGACGAATGCCGATTGAAAGTAGGTAAAGAGATGTTTACCTATTTTGGCCCTCAGTTTGTAAAAAAACTGGTAGATATGAATTTTGATGTATTCTTAGACCTGAAATTTCATGATATTCCAAACACAGTCGCAAAAGCAGTAACTGCTGCAGCTGAGCTTGGTGTGTGGATGGTAAATGTTCATGCCAGTGGCGGTCACGAAATGATGTCAAAAGCAAAAGAAGCGTTGGTAGCTTATGGGGATAAAGCGCCGTTACTTATTGCTGTGACCGTGCTAACGAGTATGGATCAAGGACAGTTATTAAAGCTTGGAATTGAAAAGACACCTCAAGAGCAAGTGCTATATCTAGCAAAATTAGCAAAAGAATCAGGCCTAGATGGTGTGGTTTGTTCTGCACAAGAAGCCGAACTTTTAAAAGCTCAACTCGGTGAAGAGTTTAAGCTTGTGACACCAGGTATTCGACCAGCAGGTGCTGATGCTGGCGATCAAAAACGTATTATGACACCTGAAAAAGCAGTGAAAGCGGGTAGTGATTATCTAGTGATAGGGCGTCCGATCACTAAAGCTGAAAACCCAGCGGCAGCTCTAGAAGCAATTAACCAAAGTATAGCTTCACTTTAA